The following proteins are encoded in a genomic region of Caldisericum sp.:
- a CDS encoding QueT transporter family protein, giving the protein MEIKQNTLRFLIRGALIGALYFALTFILKPLSFGPIQIRISEALTVLPYSFPEAIFGVTIGCFLANLTSPFGPIDWVFGTFLTLISAVLTYWIGKKKLKKYLAPLPPIIFNAFGVSFYVVALSTLNTSLGLVEAFKYSITNFAWKPYLFGVITIGLGETISTYILGLPLLYALERRLSK; this is encoded by the coding sequence ATGGAAATTAAACAGAATACTTTAAGGTTCCTAATAAGGGGCGCACTTATAGGTGCATTATATTTTGCATTAACATTTATTTTAAAGCCCTTATCGTTTGGTCCAATCCAAATAAGAATTTCCGAAGCGCTGACCGTTTTGCCATACAGTTTTCCTGAAGCAATATTTGGCGTAACTATCGGATGTTTTCTTGCAAACTTAACATCTCCCTTTGGACCAATAGATTGGGTTTTCGGAACCTTCTTAACACTTATTTCGGCAGTGCTTACATATTGGATTGGCAAGAAAAAACTCAAGAAATATCTTGCACCTCTTCCTCCGATAATATTTAATGCATTTGGTGTAAGTTTTTATGTTGTTGCACTCTCAACTCTTAATACGAGCCTCGGACTCGTTGAAGCATTTAAATATTCAATAACAAACTTTGCATGGAAACCTTACCTTTTTGGAGTAATTACAATCGGTTTAGGTGAGACAATTTCCACATATATATTGGGGCTTCCTCTTTTATACGCCCTTGAAAGGAGATTATCAAAATGA
- a CDS encoding ABC transporter permease, translating into MEEEIQLHETFLSESLKSLKKNKSAIFGLVIVLILIITAVLAPIISPHNPIEQDLYNNLKPGFWAGNTKNILGTDEFGRDILSRIIYGARVSLSVGVIAVIIGVLLGGLAGLFSGFYGGWIDNLIMRTTDIMFALPSILLAIVIVSVLGRGLSKAMIAIGITYAPQIARVVRSETIVVKGSEYIEAAKAIGSPRLRTLRVHVLPNVLSVIIVYTTLSIGSAILDAAALGFLGLGAQPPTPEWGAMLANSNHYITGGYWWLATFPGIAILISVLGFNLLGDGLRDAIDPRLRKKL; encoded by the coding sequence ATGGAAGAAGAAATTCAATTACATGAAACATTCTTAAGTGAAAGTTTGAAAAGTTTAAAGAAAAATAAGTCTGCAATATTTGGATTAGTGATTGTACTCATCCTAATTATAACCGCAGTACTTGCACCTATTATTTCGCCTCATAACCCAATAGAACAAGACCTATACAATAATCTTAAACCAGGATTCTGGGCGGGAAATACAAAAAATATTTTAGGTACAGACGAATTTGGAAGAGATATACTAAGCAGAATTATTTATGGCGCAAGAGTATCTCTTTCAGTTGGTGTTATTGCAGTTATAATTGGGGTTTTGCTTGGAGGACTTGCAGGACTATTCTCAGGCTTCTATGGCGGCTGGATTGATAATCTTATAATGAGAACTACAGACATAATGTTTGCGTTGCCTTCTATACTCCTTGCTATTGTTATTGTATCTGTGTTAGGCAGGGGGTTATCTAAAGCAATGATTGCAATAGGTATTACATATGCTCCTCAAATTGCAAGGGTTGTAAGGTCTGAAACGATTGTCGTAAAGGGAAGTGAATACATTGAAGCAGCAAAAGCAATTGGCTCTCCAAGATTGAGAACCCTAAGAGTCCATGTACTACCTAATGTATTATCAGTTATTATTGTCTATACAACATTAAGTATTGGTAGCGCAATACTTGACGCTGCAGCGCTAGGCTTTCTTGGATTAGGAGCACAACCTCCTACGCCTGAGTGGGGTGCTATGCTTGCGAACTCCAACCACTACATAACAGGCGGTTATTGGTGGCTTGCAACTTTCCCGGGTATTGCTATTTTAATATCTGTCCTTGGGTTTAATCTTCTTGGTGATGGTTTAAGAGATGCAATAGATCCACGCCTCCGAAAGAAACTTTGA
- a CDS encoding LapA family protein — protein sequence MKKIGMLLLVLLLLSGLATWFILLNINYFTSINLFGYVIQNVSSGALVLVSFISGGILIWLISFIAYNIEIKQLKETFQKEKRETEISLAQKEENKDGN from the coding sequence GTGAAAAAAATTGGCATGCTGCTTTTAGTATTACTTTTACTTTCAGGTCTTGCAACATGGTTCATTCTTCTAAATATTAACTACTTTACTTCTATAAATCTTTTTGGATATGTTATACAAAATGTTTCTTCTGGCGCTCTTGTGCTTGTATCCTTCATTTCTGGAGGTATCCTCATCTGGCTTATTTCGTTTATTGCATACAATATCGAAATTAAGCAACTTAAGGAAACCTTTCAAAAGGAAAAAAGAGAAACAGAAATTTCCTTAGCACAAAAAGAAGAAAACAAAGATGGAAATTAA
- a CDS encoding ABC transporter permease, which yields MRNYIIKRLLNILIMLFAVSIIIFLLVRFIPGDPARTMAGEHASKEILEEMRKKWGLDKPVWEQYIIWLKYAIRGDFGRSIMTHENVLTEIMQRFPNTLELSIFAMLFASSFGILAGVISAIKRYTVFDYTVMFIALFGVSMPIFWLAIMLVLLFSIKLNLLPTGGRLSVFYSIKPITHLYLIDSLITLNFGAFFDALKHLILPSIALGTIPMAFIARITRSSMLNVISQDYIRTARAKGLPEKTVIVKHALRNALIPILTSAGTEFAMLMGGAVLTETIFYWPGLGTYIVQAVNARDYPAIQGAVIFVAFVVAIVNLIVDVLYAYIDPRIHY from the coding sequence GTGAGAAACTACATAATTAAAAGACTTCTTAATATTTTAATTATGCTTTTTGCGGTCTCTATTATTATATTTTTGCTTGTTCGCTTTATCCCTGGAGATCCTGCAAGGACAATGGCAGGAGAGCACGCCTCAAAAGAGATACTTGAAGAAATGCGAAAAAAGTGGGGGCTGGATAAACCCGTTTGGGAGCAATATATTATCTGGCTTAAGTACGCTATTAGAGGAGACTTTGGAAGGTCAATAATGACGCATGAGAATGTTCTTACTGAAATCATGCAGAGATTCCCGAATACACTTGAACTTTCCATTTTTGCGATGCTGTTTGCAAGTTCATTTGGAATTTTAGCAGGTGTCATTTCAGCAATTAAAAGATACACAGTTTTTGACTATACGGTTATGTTTATCGCATTATTTGGAGTTTCTATGCCTATATTCTGGCTTGCAATAATGCTCGTGTTGCTTTTCAGTATAAAACTAAATTTGCTTCCTACAGGTGGACGCCTCTCAGTCTTTTACTCCATTAAGCCAATTACACATTTATATCTTATTGATAGCTTAATTACATTGAACTTTGGTGCTTTTTTTGATGCTTTAAAGCATCTTATTTTGCCATCAATTGCGCTTGGTACAATTCCAATGGCATTCATTGCAAGGATAACGCGATCTAGTATGCTAAATGTAATAAGCCAGGATTACATAAGGACGGCGAGGGCAAAAGGACTTCCAGAAAAAACTGTAATTGTTAAGCATGCCTTGAGAAACGCACTCATTCCAATTTTAACATCCGCTGGAACGGAATTTGCAATGCTAATGGGTGGGGCAGTACTCACAGAGACTATATTTTACTGGCCAGGATTAGGCACTTATATAGTTCAGGCAGTAAACGCAAGAGATTATCCTGCAATTCAAGGTGCTGTAATTTTCGTTGCTTTTGTTGTTGCGATTGTTAATCTCATAGTAGATGTCCTTTACGCATATATAGACCCGAGAATTCATTATTAA